Proteins encoded in a region of the Anopheles ziemanni chromosome 2, idAnoZiCoDA_A2_x.2, whole genome shotgun sequence genome:
- the LOC131294276 gene encoding general odorant-binding protein 66-like yields MATSVDRSQLQVVSITFGKVLVALWLAQLVHGEPNPACKTVPEFMKAESEEKCCEMPQVFLNETVKECWSKVEGSGKSQVEQSCEFSACVFKQDKFTKSDGRVDSDRLRTFIKESLQASSEWKSLLEKVVLEECMPMIEKDAAAIQKLTKSDCDPTPAFLIACAASKSYAKCPTSSWTGSKACDEWKSYFTKCANTVDDLGEMFKQVESRKLAENQN; encoded by the exons ATGGCCACCTCCGTTGACCGATCGCAGCTGCAAGTGGTTTCGATCACGTTCGGTAAGGTACTGGTTGCCCTCTGGTTGGCCCAGCTGGTCCACGGGGAGCCAAATCCGGCCTGCAAAACGGTTCCCGAGTTCATGAAGGCGGAGAGCGAGGAAAAGTGTTGTGAGATGCCGCAGGTATTTCTCAACGAAACCGTGAAGGAGTGCTGGAGCAAAGTGGAAGGTTCGGGCAAGTCGCAGGTGGAGCAAAGTTGT GAGTTTTCCGCGTGCGTTTTCAAACAAGATAAGTTCACGAAGTCCGATGGGCGCGTGGACTCGGATCGTCTGCGAACGTTCATCAAAGAGAGTTTGCAGGCCTCGAGCGAATGGAAGAGCCTCCTTGAGAAGGTTGTGCTGGAGGAGTGCATGCCGATGATTGAAAAGGACGCCGCCGCTATCCAGAAGCTAACGAAGTCCGATTGTGATCCAACCCCTGCGTTCCTTATAGCCTGCGCCGCTTCGAAAAGTTATGCT AAATGCCCCACCAGTAGCTGGACAGGAA GCAAAGCGTGCGACGAATGGAAAAGTTATTTCACCAAATGCGCCAACACGGTGGATGACTTGGGGGAAATGTTCAAGCAAGTGGAGTCTCGCAAGCTAGCAGAAAACCAAAATTAG
- the LOC131294275 gene encoding general odorant-binding protein 67-like codes for MSPCVVAILVAAFLGLVAGHPGGHGKCFANLTATVDECCQIPMLVDKSVLESCRKEFPFKHEHGKGAKGHGSHGSCISNCILTAMGGFKNDKFDVAGFKKSVEKVAKANPAFTTLIGQTIDQCAASAQVDSAFTREPPSDDKTPPCSIAPKIFVNCVYSKLFEKCPSSAWTAKTECSALKDKLKSGCPYFALRKHPKRED; via the exons ATGAGCCCGTGCGTAGTAGCGATTCTAGTAGCGGCTTTCCTCGGTTTG GTCGCTGGGCATCCGGGAGGACACGGAAAATGCTTCGCCAACCTGACCGCCACGGTGGACGAGTGTTGCCAAATTCCAATGCTCGTCGACAAGTCCGTGCTTGAGTCGTGCAGGAAGGAGTTTCCTTTCAAGCATGAGCACGGAAAAGGCGCTAAAGGACATGGTTCTCATGGATCG TGCATCTCTAACTGTATTCTGACGGCTATGGGAGGTTTCAAGAACGACAAATTTGATGTCGCAGGTTTCAAGAAGTCTGTCGAGAAGGTGGCCAAGGCCAATCCCGCCTTCACGACGCTGATCGGTCAGACGATCGACCAGTGCGCTGCGTCGGCCCAGGTCGATTCCGCTTTCACGAGAGAGCCCCCGTCGGATGATAAAACTCCACCCTGCAGCATCGCCCCGAAAATATTTGTCAACTGCGTCTACAGCAAGCTGTTCGAG AAGTGTCCCAGCTCCGCCTGGACCGCCAAGACGGAGTGCTCGGCGCTTAAGGACAAGCTGAAGTCAGGATGTCCCTACTTTGCCCTACGAAAGCATCCCAAGCGTGAGGACTGA
- the LOC131294274 gene encoding general odorant-binding protein 67-like, whose product MFKLALATLVAVFGMISTQPPPPDASCFQRGAVTAEDCCQIPKMVDTAVMDKCRADNPRSEQMPAPGVPKTEGCCVMQCILTETGGFANNALNTDAIKRTLASTIGADANFASAVNGAVDNCARQIQSDPAYNVAPISASPDRAGCSFIPQGFLNCLHTTLFKNCPAAVWTESSDCQALKQKLDGGCPYFSQLGRGPKN is encoded by the exons atgtTCAAGCTCGCTTTGGCAACTTTGGTGGCGGTGTTTGGAATG ATTTCCACGCAGCCACCGCCACCGGATGCGTCCTGCTTCCAACGGGGTGCGGTAACGGCCGAGGACTGTTGTCAGATACCGAAGATGGTCGATACGGCCGTGATGGATAAGTGTCGGGCGGACAATCCCCGGTCCGAGCAGATGCCTGCGCCGGGCGTCCCGAAGACGGAGGGTTGT TGCGTTATGCAATGCATCCTGACGGAGACGGGTGGATTCGCGAACAACGCTCTCAACACGGACGCGATCAAACGGACGCTGGCCTCCACGATTGGGGCCGATGCCAACTTCGCTTCGGCTGTCAACGGTGCGGTCGATAACTGTGCCCGTCAGATCCAGAGCGATCCGGCGTACAATGTGGCACCGATTTCGGCGTCCCCTGATCGGGCCGGCTGCAGCTTCATTCCGCAGGGTTTCCTCAACTGTCTGCACACGACGCTGTTCAAG AATTGCCCGGCGGCGGTCTGGACCGAAAGCAGCGACTGTCAGGCGCTGAAGCAGAAGCTCGATGGTGGATGTCCCTACTTCTCGCAGCTTGGACGTGGACCAAAAAACTGA
- the LOC131294277 gene encoding uncharacterized protein LOC131294277, with protein sequence MTPSRMLLVIALGFTVGVEAVLPKNDTTPGECTMVGALNPRECCRSFTELHDAIIACMPKPDRAGTTCIAQCILQGYSLRPWASSVPLSLSRIITYGPKLAAHFDECKTDLMDFLQGNMFQGDFQRVVCDERVNRFFVCMVKSWFQDCLGFDDTSEKCNEMKEKTQSGSCNISTFFGISRVD encoded by the exons ATGACACCTTCCCGAATGCTACTTGTTATCGCCCTCGGTTTCACGGTGGGCGTCGAGGCGGTCCTGCCCAAAAACGATACGACACCGGGTGAGTGTACGATGGTGGGTGCGCTAAACCCTCGCGAATGCTGCCGTAGCTTCACGGAGCTGCACGACGCCATCATTGCGTGTATGCCGAAACCGGACAGGGCCGGGACGACGTGCATCGCCCAGTGCATTCTACAAGGGTACAGTCTGAGACCGTGGGCCAGCAGCGTGCCGCTATCGTTGTCCCGCATCATCACCTATGGGCCGAAGTTGGCTGCCCACTTCGACGAGTGTAAGACGGACCTGATGGACTTCCTCCAGGGTAACATGTTCCAGGGAGACTTCCAGCGCGTCGTGTGCGATGAGCGAGTGAATCGGTTCTTCGTCTGCATGGTCAAGAGTTGGTTCCAG GACTGTCTAGGGTTCGATGATACCAGTGAGAAATGCAACGAGATGAAGGAGAAAACCCAATCGGGTAGCTGTAACATTTCAACATTCTTCGGAATTTCCCGGGTCGATTAG
- the LOC131281278 gene encoding protein THEM6 yields MLCTALGIVLGVLVALYALFELHYFLRMCLCVLSARFLKKRMHILDTSSVVGLCLTNDIDTLLYHMNNARYLREIDFARVDFYERTSLYRTIRSKGGSVVQGATTIRYRRFIRPFTRFTISSRIVYWDNQSIFMEHRFVGGTDGFIHCIALCRQRVMQCSVDDVMATLLKSGIALQGAMGTPKKPPQATSSTEYLERAENGTSGSGGPNVLDSASLSKPDLPLEVAKWLEWNEISSACLRSEC; encoded by the exons ATGCTTTGTACCGCGCTCGGAATTGTGCTCGGTGTTCTGGTGGCGCTGTACGCGCTGTTCGAGCTGCACTACTTCCTGCGGATGTGCCTTTGCGTACTGTCGGCGCGCTTTCTCAAGAAGCGGATGCACATTCTAGACACCAGCAGTGTTGTCG GGCTGTGCTTAACAAATGACATCGATACATTACTGTATCATATGAACAATGCGCGGTATCTGCGAGAAATAGACTTTGCTCGGGTGGATTTCTACGAGCGGACCTCCCTCTACCGGACCATAAGAAGTAAAGGTGGATCGGTGGTCCAGGGTGCGACCACGATAAGGTACCGGCGTTTCATTCGTCCCTTTACACGCTTCACAATTAGTTCGCGG ATCGTGTACTGGGACAACCAGTCGATTTTCATGGAGCACCGGTTCGTCGGTGGAACGGACGGTTTCATCCACTGCATCGCGCTCTGTCGCCAGCGGGTGATGCAGTGCTCGGTGGACGACGTTATGGCCACCCTGCTGAAGAGCGGTATCGCGCTGCAGGGTGCGATGGGTACCCCCAAGAAGCCTCCGCAAGCGACCAGCTCGACCGAGTATCTGGAGCGGGCGGAAAATGGTACCAGCGGGTCTGGTGGCCCGAACGTACTAGACTCGGCGAGCCTTTCCAAGCCCGACCTACCGCTCGAGGTGGCCAAGTGGCTCGAATGGAACGAAATCTCCAGTGCGTGTCTGCGCAGTGAATGTTAG
- the LOC131281753 gene encoding general odorant-binding protein 66-like, producing the protein MNPIYGTTILVFLCSTLLASVAAAPSKDACAKGDINTDPFSCCTIPKLLDVAVVTTCFEKYPIDPATKPTKGSFSPTDCMSECIMNNTGIYNKKGDVDSKKLSNVFTDSLPANSPWLTVVNNAIKECSTQATKKTGEFDKTIAASKKTATKGQLVCNPEASFLVDCIHTTVFTNCPASLRSASTECDSIWQFLKTCPFSALRQ; encoded by the exons ATGAATCCCATCTACGGCACCACCATCCTGGTCTTCCTCTGCAGTACGCTGCTCGCTTCGGTTGCCGCCGCCCCCAGCAAGGACGCCTGTGCCAAGGGAGACATCAACACGGATCCGTTCTCCTGCTGCACCATCCCGAAGCTGCTGGACGTCGCGGTCGTGACCACCTGTTTCGAAAAGTACCCGATCGATCCGGCCACCAAACCCACCAAGGGATCGTTCTCACCGACGGAT TGCATGTCGGAGTGCATCATGAACAACACCGGCATCTACAACAAGAAGGGCGACGTGGACTCGAAGAAGCTGTCCAACGTGTTCACCGACAGTCTGCCAGCGAACAGCCCCTGGCTGACCGTGGTGAACAACGCGATCAAGGAGTGCTCGACCCAGGCCACCAAGAAGACGGGCGAGTTCGACAAGACCATTGCCGCGTCGAAGAAAACCGCCACCAAGGGCCAGCTCGTGTGCAATCCGGAGGCAAGCTTCCTGGTCGACTGCATTCACACCACCGTGTTCACCAACTGCCCGGCCAGTCTACGCTCGGCCTCGACGGAATGTGACAGCATCTGGCAGTTCCTGAAGACCTGCCCGTTCAGTGCACTGCGTCAGTAA